Proteins co-encoded in one Bacteroidota bacterium genomic window:
- a CDS encoding bifunctional riboflavin kinase/FAD synthetase → MKVYERLEDFTTLSNAIVTTGTFDGVHFGHKKIITQLQSIAAANKGETVVLTFHPHPRLVLFPDDNELRLLNTQEEKIALLRNLGVEHLVIIPFTKEFSRISSLEFVRSILVKQLGAKKLVIGHDHHFGRNREGSFEHLKEFGPLYGFDVEEIPVQDIDHVAVSSSKIRQALQSGNIEVANEYLGYAYSISGKVIKGQMRGRTIGFPTANIQVDEGRKLIPQIGVYAVRIQQGNNHYKGMMNIGNRPTVGGGALSIEVHIFDFEGSLYDQHIAVSFVGRIRNEQKFEHLEALKAQLVIDKTKALQLLSK, encoded by the coding sequence GTGAAAGTTTACGAGCGATTAGAAGATTTTACAACCCTATCAAATGCCATTGTAACCACCGGTACTTTTGATGGAGTTCATTTCGGGCACAAAAAAATAATTACCCAATTGCAGTCAATTGCTGCCGCCAATAAAGGCGAAACAGTAGTCCTTACTTTTCATCCACATCCACGATTGGTGTTGTTTCCCGATGACAATGAATTACGTTTATTGAATACGCAAGAAGAAAAAATAGCTTTGTTACGCAATCTTGGGGTGGAACATCTGGTAATTATTCCTTTTACCAAAGAGTTTTCAAGAATAAGTTCACTTGAGTTTGTGCGTAGTATTTTGGTAAAACAACTGGGGGCTAAAAAATTGGTGATTGGCCACGATCATCATTTTGGCAGAAACCGTGAAGGCAGCTTTGAGCATTTAAAGGAATTTGGGCCATTATATGGTTTTGATGTGGAGGAAATTCCGGTGCAAGACATTGATCATGTTGCTGTGAGTTCTTCAAAAATTCGCCAAGCATTACAAAGTGGTAATATTGAAGTGGCCAATGAATATTTAGGTTATGCTTATAGTATTAGTGGGAAGGTAATAAAAGGACAAATGCGCGGCCGCACTATTGGCTTTCCTACGGCAAATATACAGGTTGACGAAGGGCGCAAACTCATCCCACAAATTGGTGTGTATGCCGTTCGCATTCAGCAGGGCAATAATCACTATAAGGGAATGATGAACATTGGGAATCGTCCAACCGTTGGTGGTGGAGCCTTAAGCATTGAAGTACATATTTTTGATTTTGAGGGCAGCCTTTACGATCAACATATTGCAGTTAGCTTTGTAGGACGCATCCGCAACGAACAAAAATTTGAACACTTGGAAGCGCTGAAAGCTCAATTAGTTATTGACAAGACCAAGGCCCTGCAACTTCTGTCAAAATAG